The proteins below are encoded in one region of Ereboglobus luteus:
- a CDS encoding AMP nucleosidase produces the protein MKTRQEIVENWLPRYTGVPLNEFGDHILLTNFQRYVQLFAEWHGVPVRGLDKPMSSATAGRITMINFGMGSATAATIMDLLGAIRPKAVLFLGKCGGVKHRAEVGQLILPIAAVRGEGTSNDYFPPEVPALPSFALQKAISTTIRDYARDYWTGTVYTTNRRVWEHDEEFKKYLQKIRVMCVDMETATIFTVGFFNDIPTGALLLVSDHPMTPEGVKTTESDRRVDADHVEPHIRIGIDSLNQLINRGLTVKHLKF, from the coding sequence ATGAAAACACGCCAAGAAATCGTCGAAAACTGGCTGCCGCGCTACACGGGCGTGCCGCTCAACGAATTTGGAGACCACATCCTGCTCACCAACTTTCAGCGTTACGTGCAACTCTTTGCCGAATGGCACGGCGTCCCCGTGCGCGGGCTCGACAAACCCATGTCCAGCGCCACCGCCGGGCGCATCACGATGATCAACTTCGGCATGGGCAGCGCCACCGCCGCGACCATCATGGACCTGCTCGGCGCCATCCGCCCCAAGGCGGTGCTCTTCCTCGGCAAATGCGGCGGCGTGAAACACCGCGCCGAAGTCGGCCAGCTCATCCTGCCCATCGCGGCCGTCCGCGGCGAGGGCACAAGCAACGACTACTTCCCGCCCGAGGTTCCCGCCCTGCCCTCCTTCGCGCTGCAAAAGGCCATCTCGACCACGATCCGCGACTATGCGCGCGACTACTGGACGGGCACTGTTTACACGACCAACCGCCGCGTGTGGGAACATGACGAGGAATTCAAAAAATACCTGCAAAAAATCCGCGTCATGTGCGTGGACATGGAAACGGCGACGATCTTCACCGTCGGCTTTTTTAACGACATCCCCACCGGCGCGCTCCTCCTCGTGAGCGATCATCCGATGACACCCGAGGGTGTGAAAACCACGGAAAGCGACCGGCGCGTTGACGCCGACCATGTCGAGCCGCACATCCGGATCGGCATTGATTCACTAA
- a CDS encoding ribbon-helix-helix protein, CopG family has translation MSLIAKIDANQKKYGFRFTSEVVREAVASFDIDRCVSAGEPHRQISVRLPAEMKTKLTKAAKKKKVSIGEILRLALESYAPKAAAKKGRRS, from the coding sequence GTGTCGTTGATTGCCAAAATTGACGCCAATCAGAAAAAATACGGATTCCGCTTCACAAGCGAAGTGGTGCGCGAGGCGGTCGCGAGTTTTGACATTGATCGTTGTGTTTCCGCCGGCGAGCCGCACAGGCAGATTTCCGTCCGTTTGCCCGCCGAGATGAAGACCAAACTCACCAAGGCGGCCAAAAAGAAAAAGGTCAGCATCGGTGAAATTTTGCGTCTTGCGCTCGAATCCTACGCGCCCAAGGCCGCGGCCAAAAAAGGCCGTCGCAGCTAG
- a CDS encoding acyl-[acyl-carrier-protein] thioesterase: MTHEEFRVRYYELGPDGAIPLHKLCDYFQDAAGIDAHTLAFGSEDLGDAAGLTWVLTRMQLTPLCPAKAAGGDTLTVHTWHSRSERLMSRREFYITNGKGETVLKGATWWLLIDIATRRIARTPQMLIDMNPPTPEFVVEENNPKMPDFSGVQPAATLPIIVRNEDIDSNAHVNNTHFTAWALESTPPEIASSRALKELVITFKNECFAKDKLTMSVHEEQSGHGKAFWHVLTRENDGKETARIYTRWE; this comes from the coding sequence ATGACACACGAAGAATTCCGCGTCCGTTATTACGAACTTGGCCCCGATGGAGCCATCCCCCTGCACAAGCTCTGCGATTATTTTCAGGACGCGGCCGGCATCGACGCGCACACCCTCGCCTTCGGCAGCGAAGACCTCGGTGACGCCGCCGGGCTGACATGGGTGCTCACGCGCATGCAACTCACCCCGCTTTGCCCCGCCAAGGCCGCGGGCGGCGACACTCTCACCGTGCACACATGGCACAGCCGTTCCGAGCGACTCATGAGCCGGAGGGAATTTTATATAACCAACGGAAAAGGAGAAACCGTTTTGAAGGGGGCAACGTGGTGGCTGTTGATCGACATTGCCACGCGCCGGATCGCGCGCACACCGCAAATGCTCATCGACATGAACCCGCCAACCCCGGAGTTCGTCGTCGAGGAAAACAATCCCAAGATGCCCGATTTCAGCGGAGTCCAACCGGCGGCGACACTTCCAATCATCGTGCGCAACGAGGACATCGACAGCAACGCCCATGTGAACAACACCCACTTCACCGCATGGGCGCTCGAAAGCACGCCGCCGGAAATCGCCTCCAGCCGCGCGCTCAAGGAATTGGTGATCACCTTCAAGAACGAGTGCTTTGCAAAGGACAAGCTCACCATGTCCGTCCACGAGGAACAGTCCGGTCACGGAAAAGCCTTCTGGCATGTTCTCACCCGCGAAAACGACGGCAAGGAAACCGCGCGCATTTACACGCGGTGGGAGTGA
- a CDS encoding class I SAM-dependent methyltransferase yields MSQPAAREQFFDLLRASISEGALSKLTLGKYRGADASLRNVFVRPVSLKSGPHLSFVYRHATRDITKNHQPDEALALLEKLIGAEFLDAHLFTAAQSAQLSHDSNGVARLRVKKTDAAPNAPASAIGGIPAAHDRARRQAIPLDAPWLHALGITNKYGKPREGMSAKLRQINKFAELLSHLATEAGLIEAPAIIPGLDEKTHRDAASALRIADMGCGKGYLTFATAALLGPRARIQGIEARPELVSFCNRIARETGFSNLKFVQGTIADAQLDAKEELAHDAPQNTLDILIALHACDTATDDAIARGIQSGARLIVVSPCCQKELRPQLTAPPVLAEALRHGIFQERQAEFVTDALRAQLLEHAGYRAKVFEFISTEHTAKNLMIAAIKTRPAGDEATLRKLRDLARFYGIRKQALASHLGIDLNF; encoded by the coding sequence ATGTCCCAACCAGCCGCCCGCGAACAATTTTTCGACCTGCTGCGCGCGTCCATTTCCGAAGGCGCGCTTTCGAAACTGACGCTCGGCAAGTATCGTGGAGCCGACGCCTCGCTGCGAAATGTTTTCGTCCGCCCCGTTTCCCTCAAAAGCGGCCCGCACCTCAGTTTCGTTTATCGCCATGCCACGCGCGACATAACCAAAAACCATCAGCCGGACGAGGCGCTCGCCCTTCTTGAAAAACTCATCGGCGCCGAGTTTCTCGACGCGCACCTTTTCACCGCCGCGCAATCCGCGCAGCTCTCGCACGATTCAAACGGAGTCGCGCGCCTTCGCGTCAAAAAAACGGACGCCGCTCCGAACGCGCCGGCATCCGCCATCGGCGGCATTCCCGCCGCGCATGATCGCGCGCGACGGCAGGCCATTCCGCTCGACGCGCCCTGGCTGCACGCGCTCGGCATCACAAACAAATACGGAAAGCCGCGCGAGGGCATGTCGGCGAAACTTCGCCAGATAAACAAATTCGCCGAGCTGCTTTCGCACCTCGCAACGGAGGCCGGGCTCATCGAAGCGCCAGCAATCATTCCGGGGCTTGATGAAAAAACGCATCGCGACGCCGCCTCCGCGTTGCGCATTGCCGACATGGGTTGCGGCAAGGGTTACCTTACGTTTGCCACCGCCGCGCTCCTCGGGCCGCGCGCACGCATTCAAGGCATCGAGGCCCGCCCTGAACTCGTTTCGTTTTGCAACCGCATCGCGCGGGAAACTGGATTTTCCAATTTGAAATTTGTCCAGGGAACCATCGCGGATGCGCAACTGGACGCGAAAGAGGAACTCGCGCACGACGCGCCGCAAAACACACTCGACATCCTCATCGCGCTTCACGCCTGTGACACGGCGACCGACGACGCCATTGCCAGGGGAATCCAATCCGGCGCGCGCCTGATCGTCGTTTCCCCCTGCTGCCAAAAAGAACTCCGCCCGCAACTGACCGCGCCGCCCGTCCTTGCCGAGGCGCTCCGCCACGGCATTTTTCAGGAGCGGCAGGCCGAGTTTGTAACCGACGCCCTGCGCGCCCAGCTTCTCGAACACGCCGGCTACCGCGCCAAGGTGTTCGAGTTTATTTCGACCGAGCACACCGCGAAAAATCTCATGATCGCCGCAATCAAAACCCGCCCCGCGGGCGATGAGGCCACACTGCGCAAACTGCGCGACCTTGCCCGTTTCTACGGCATTCGAAAACAAGCGCTCGCGTCGCATCTCGGCATTGACCTGAACTTTTGA
- the tnpA gene encoding IS66 family insertion sequence element accessory protein TnpA — protein MDARRREELLARFDASGMTQKAFAKREGVNIHTFVAWLAQYRRENDGGMSQSRRARTQARFVELSAPASCVMGATTLEVVLRDGRIVRGADAASLAGLARLLES, from the coding sequence GTGGACGCGAGGAGGCGGGAGGAGCTGCTCGCGCGCTTTGATGCAAGCGGCATGACACAAAAGGCCTTTGCGAAACGAGAGGGCGTAAACATCCACACGTTTGTCGCGTGGCTGGCACAATACCGGCGCGAGAATGACGGCGGCATGTCGCAATCGCGCAGGGCCCGGACGCAGGCGCGTTTCGTCGAGTTGAGCGCGCCCGCCTCATGCGTGATGGGCGCGACAACACTGGAGGTCGTGTTGCGCGACGGGCGCATCGTGCGCGGCGCCGACGCCGCTTCACTCGCCGGGCTGGCGCGGCTCTTGGAAAGCTAA
- the tnpB gene encoding IS66 family insertion sequence element accessory protein TnpB (TnpB, as the term is used for proteins encoded by IS66 family insertion elements, is considered an accessory protein, since TnpC, encoded by a neighboring gene, is a DDE family transposase.) has protein sequence MLAFPAGFKIYLALAPVDMRKQFNGLWLAAEQTLRIDPGGGAVFVFANKRRDRIKLLYWDGTEVWVLAKRLEKGRFNWPRGSDASRLALTPEALTMLLSGIDLRDGVRRAWYEAKNAGES, from the coding sequence ATGCTGGCGTTTCCCGCAGGCTTCAAAATCTACCTGGCGCTCGCGCCGGTGGACATGAGAAAACAGTTTAACGGGCTGTGGCTGGCGGCAGAGCAGACGCTGCGCATCGACCCGGGGGGCGGCGCGGTGTTTGTCTTTGCCAACAAAAGGCGAGACCGGATCAAATTATTATATTGGGACGGCACCGAAGTGTGGGTGCTGGCCAAGCGCCTTGAAAAAGGGCGCTTCAACTGGCCGCGCGGCTCGGACGCGTCCCGGCTCGCGCTCACGCCCGAGGCGCTCACGATGCTCCTGTCCGGGATCGACCTGAGGGACGGCGTGCGCAGGGCGTGGTATGAGGCTAAAAACGCCGGCGAATCATAA
- a CDS encoding IS66 family transposase produces the protein MSSASWKTRCKRRPSSKRSPTAAKKTSAQNKRERYREAFEKLPVTETLVIEPDEVKAEPAAYEKISEEHTVELDITPPKLVKRLYIRPKYRRRGNRAHPPVVAPAPARPVPGGYASAGLIAYIIIAKYVDHLPLRRLERMSAHWGMQILAQNMVEWMRIAAEWFSPIYNKMREGLLGCRYIQMDETPVRCNDPGAKNNGTVQTYLWVMGTPGGDVVYTHKPSRAHEHAGALLGENYKGILQSDAYPCYQKYARESRRGDGLWLFCARAGKVFRGAG, from the coding sequence TTGAGCTCGGCGAGCTGGAAAACGCGGTGCAAAAGGCGGCCGAGCTCGAAACGATCACCTACAGCCGCGAAAAAAACCTCCGCGCAAAACAAACGCGAACGGTATCGCGAAGCCTTCGAAAAACTGCCCGTCACCGAGACGCTCGTCATCGAGCCCGACGAAGTGAAAGCCGAGCCCGCCGCCTATGAAAAAATCTCCGAGGAACACACCGTCGAACTGGACATCACCCCGCCCAAACTCGTCAAACGCCTTTACATACGCCCGAAGTATCGGCGCCGTGGCAACCGCGCGCACCCGCCGGTGGTTGCGCCCGCCCCGGCCCGGCCGGTTCCCGGCGGCTACGCCTCCGCGGGACTCATCGCTTATATAATCATCGCCAAATACGTTGATCATCTTCCGCTGCGCAGGCTTGAGCGCATGTCGGCGCACTGGGGCATGCAAATCCTGGCGCAAAACATGGTCGAATGGATGCGCATCGCCGCCGAGTGGTTCTCGCCAATATACAATAAAATGCGCGAGGGCCTGCTGGGTTGCAGATATATACAAATGGACGAAACGCCCGTGCGCTGCAACGACCCCGGCGCAAAAAACAACGGCACGGTGCAAACCTACCTCTGGGTGATGGGAACACCCGGCGGCGACGTCGTCTACACGCACAAACCCAGCCGCGCGCACGAGCACGCCGGGGCGCTTTTGGGCGAAAACTACAAGGGCATCCTGCAATCGGACGCATACCCGTGTTATCAAAAATACGCCCGCGAGTCACGACGAGGTGACGGCCTTTGGCTGTTTTGCGCACGCGCGGGGAAAGTTTTTCGAGGCGCAGGCTGA
- a CDS encoding IS66 family transposase yields MTAFGCFAHARGKFFEAQAERSKLARVALKLIARLYRYENEWDEQGVPRDHARAWLRTRHYTRTLRWLKTLALAHRDKVLPQSQCGKAINLPAQPMGHARCGYTRLDTNLIENSIRPSAVGKKNWLFIGHPEVGQRTAILYSIVISCRRHGKDPLAYLRDVLSRLPAMTNQDDLAPLLPSNWTALFAK; encoded by the coding sequence GTGACGGCCTTTGGCTGTTTTGCGCACGCGCGGGGAAAGTTTTTCGAGGCGCAGGCTGAGCGCTCGAAACTCGCGCGCGTGGCGCTCAAACTCATCGCGCGACTCTATCGTTATGAAAACGAATGGGACGAGCAAGGCGTGCCCCGCGACCATGCGCGCGCATGGCTTCGCACGCGCCACTACACGCGCACGCTTCGCTGGCTCAAAACCCTTGCGCTGGCCCACCGTGACAAAGTGCTGCCCCAGTCGCAATGCGGCAAGGCCATCAACCTCCCTGCTCAACCAATGGGACACGCTCGCTGCGGTTACACGCGGCTCGACACCAACCTGATCGAGAACTCGATACGACCCAGCGCCGTGGGAAAGAAGAACTGGCTGTTCATCGGCCACCCCGAGGTCGGCCAGCGCACGGCGATCCTTTACTCGATCGTCATCTCCTGCCGGCGCCATGGCAAGGATCCGCTCGCTTATCTTCGCGACGTGCTCTCGCGCCTGCCGGCTATGACCAACCAGGACGACCTCGCGCCACTGCTGCCGTCCAACTGGACCGCGCTCTTTGCGAAGTGA
- a CDS encoding D-sedoheptulose-7-phosphate isomerase: MSTTPTNLLDNSIAATARCIESLKEIRAEIDRAAELILKTVRSGNKLLICGNGGSAAEAQHFSTELVGRYFKNRRSLPSVALSSDGSLITCIGNDYGFDAAFSRQIEGLAKPGDVVIGITSSGNSANILAALETAKKLGLESISFLGRGGGKARGMATVDLIIPGDSGRCAQEAHLFLVHHFCDLIDAAVE, translated from the coding sequence ATGAGCACGACACCAACCAACCTTCTCGACAACTCAATCGCCGCAACCGCGCGTTGCATCGAATCGCTCAAGGAAATCCGCGCCGAAATCGACCGCGCTGCGGAACTGATCCTCAAGACCGTGCGTTCGGGCAACAAACTGCTCATTTGCGGCAACGGCGGCAGCGCGGCGGAGGCGCAGCATTTCTCAACGGAACTCGTCGGTCGTTATTTCAAGAACAGGCGCTCGCTCCCGTCCGTCGCGTTGAGCTCGGACGGTTCGCTGATCACGTGCATCGGCAACGATTACGGTTTTGACGCCGCGTTCTCGCGCCAAATCGAGGGGCTCGCGAAACCGGGCGATGTTGTGATTGGGATCACCTCGAGCGGCAACTCCGCCAACATCCTCGCCGCCCTCGAAACGGCCAAAAAGCTCGGCCTCGAAAGCATCAGCTTCCTCGGCAGGGGCGGCGGCAAGGCCAGGGGAATGGCGACGGTCGACCTGATCATCCCCGGCGACTCGGGACGCTGCGCGCAGGAAGCGCACCTGTTTCTCGTCCATCATTTCTGCGACCTGATCGACGCGGCGGTCGAGTAA
- a CDS encoding phytoene desaturase family protein gives MAYDWLKGVADEYDVIVIGSGLGGLTGANVLAKAGHRVLLLEHHYQFGGLATWFTRKGGHIFDISLHGFPSGMIKSCRRYWTREIADSIEQLKDVRFVNPQMDVWTTFTREDYTRVLVEQFKLPRAQIEAFYDHLRAMNYYDNNTETTGQMFERFFPGRPDVHRLLMEPISYANGSNFDDPAITYGIVFSNFMGAGVFTFRGGSDVLIEKMCAELRKNGVELRKKVLVEKILVEEKTGADGVKRKTACGIVASSGRVIRAKAVLSNANIHNTIFKLAGAENFPADFVGQARAVRINTSSCQVYLGIRKGETIPRIGDLIFTSDSPEYDSAALTDLRTTSRTFSVYYPETRPLAPEPRYTVVASLNGRYPDWEKMDDATYEENKTRLIDEAVTALERFIPGVREKIDWTEAATPRTVERYTRHYQGASFGTKFEGLPVSMHLSEKLPGLFHAGSVGIIMSGWLGTINYGVITANKIDSYLHGLKK, from the coding sequence ATGGCATACGATTGGCTTAAAGGAGTCGCTGATGAATATGACGTCATTGTTATCGGCAGCGGTTTGGGTGGCTTGACCGGGGCAAACGTCCTCGCGAAGGCCGGGCATCGCGTGCTCCTGCTCGAGCACCATTACCAATTCGGCGGGCTCGCCACCTGGTTCACGCGCAAGGGCGGGCACATCTTCGACATCTCGCTCCACGGCTTCCCGTCCGGCATGATCAAATCCTGCCGCCGCTACTGGACCAGGGAAATCGCCGACTCCATCGAGCAGCTCAAGGACGTGCGTTTCGTGAATCCGCAAATGGACGTGTGGACGACGTTCACCCGCGAGGACTACACGCGCGTGCTCGTCGAGCAGTTCAAGCTCCCGCGCGCCCAGATCGAGGCGTTCTACGACCACCTGCGCGCGATGAATTACTACGACAACAACACCGAGACGACCGGCCAGATGTTCGAGCGCTTCTTCCCCGGCCGCCCCGATGTGCACCGCCTTCTCATGGAGCCGATCTCCTACGCCAACGGCTCCAACTTCGACGACCCCGCGATCACTTACGGCATCGTCTTTTCGAACTTCATGGGCGCGGGCGTGTTCACCTTCCGCGGCGGCTCCGACGTGCTCATCGAAAAAATGTGCGCCGAGCTCCGCAAAAACGGAGTCGAGCTGCGCAAAAAAGTTCTCGTCGAAAAAATCCTCGTCGAGGAAAAAACCGGCGCGGACGGCGTGAAACGCAAAACCGCCTGCGGCATCGTCGCCTCCAGCGGACGCGTCATCCGCGCCAAGGCGGTCCTCTCCAACGCCAACATCCACAACACCATCTTCAAGCTCGCGGGCGCGGAAAACTTCCCCGCCGATTTTGTCGGGCAGGCCCGCGCCGTGCGCATCAACACGAGCTCGTGCCAGGTGTATCTCGGCATTCGCAAGGGCGAAACGATTCCGCGCATCGGCGACCTTATCTTCACGTCCGACTCACCCGAATACGACAGCGCCGCGCTCACCGACCTGCGCACGACCAGCCGCACCTTTTCCGTCTATTACCCTGAAACGCGCCCCCTCGCGCCCGAGCCGCGCTACACCGTCGTCGCTTCGCTCAACGGCCGCTACCCCGACTGGGAGAAAATGGACGACGCCACTTACGAGGAAAATAAAACGCGCCTCATCGACGAGGCCGTCACCGCGCTCGAACGCTTCATCCCCGGCGTGCGCGAAAAGATCGACTGGACCGAGGCTGCCACGCCGCGCACGGTCGAGCGTTACACGCGGCATTACCAAGGCGCGTCGTTCGGCACGAAATTCGAGGGGCTGCCCGTGTCGATGCATCTCAGCGAAAAACTCCCCGGCCTTTTTCACGCCGGCAGCGTTGGCATCATCATGTCCGGCTGGCTCGGCACGATCAACTACGGCGTGATCACCGCCAACAAAATCGACAGCTACCTGCACGGGTTGAAAAAATAG
- a CDS encoding efflux RND transporter periplasmic adaptor subunit has product MKPSKNSRDGRSVSRVILPLLAVFVATAFAAGCSKKAQQGGRQMAALEVGVYTVKAEPVTLTRKLPGRTSPYRVAEVRARVNGIVQKRLFKEGTEVKEGQQLYQIDDAPYVATLESAKATLARAQASLVSSQAMADRYSELIKTNSVSKQDYDNVVAQAKAAVADVKAAEAAVTNAEINLSYTKVYSPITGRIGKSEVTEGAYVQAATATLLATVQQLDPIYVDITQPAGQALQLEEYRESGLLQSPKEGFNKAVLHMFTGKKYDKDGTIQFSDISVNPSTSSILLRAEFPNSYKGGVPELLPGLFVHVEIVEGVAPQAILVPQQGVSRNTKGQPIAYVVTKGKDGGDTVELRVLKADRTIGAKWLITDGIKAGEQVVVEGLQYIRQPGIPVKPVPAGQSPGAMPIE; this is encoded by the coding sequence ATGAAGCCTAGCAAAAACTCCCGAGACGGCCGTTCCGTTTCCCGTGTTATTCTCCCGCTCCTCGCGGTATTCGTCGCCACGGCATTCGCCGCGGGTTGCTCAAAGAAAGCCCAGCAGGGCGGACGTCAAATGGCCGCCTTGGAAGTCGGTGTTTACACAGTCAAGGCGGAGCCGGTCACGCTCACGCGCAAACTGCCCGGACGCACGTCCCCCTATCGGGTCGCCGAGGTGCGCGCCCGCGTCAACGGCATCGTGCAGAAGCGCCTCTTCAAGGAAGGCACCGAGGTCAAGGAGGGCCAGCAGCTCTACCAGATCGACGACGCGCCCTACGTGGCCACGCTCGAAAGCGCCAAGGCGACCCTCGCCCGCGCGCAGGCCAGCCTCGTTTCCTCGCAGGCGATGGCCGATCGCTACTCGGAACTGATCAAGACCAACTCGGTCAGCAAGCAGGATTACGACAACGTCGTCGCGCAAGCGAAGGCCGCCGTCGCCGACGTCAAGGCCGCCGAGGCCGCGGTGACAAACGCCGAGATCAATCTTTCCTACACGAAAGTGTATTCGCCGATCACCGGCCGCATCGGAAAATCCGAGGTCACCGAGGGCGCTTATGTGCAGGCGGCCACGGCCACGCTTCTGGCAACCGTGCAGCAGCTCGACCCGATCTATGTGGACATCACGCAGCCGGCGGGGCAGGCGCTCCAGCTCGAGGAGTATCGCGAGTCGGGTCTGCTTCAGTCGCCAAAGGAAGGTTTCAACAAGGCGGTGCTCCACATGTTCACCGGGAAAAAATACGACAAGGACGGCACGATCCAGTTCTCCGACATTTCCGTGAATCCCTCGACGTCGTCGATCCTGTTGCGCGCCGAGTTTCCCAATTCATACAAGGGCGGCGTGCCCGAGCTGCTGCCGGGTTTGTTTGTCCACGTTGAAATCGTCGAGGGCGTCGCGCCCCAGGCGATTCTCGTTCCCCAGCAGGGCGTCTCGCGCAACACCAAGGGACAGCCCATCGCCTACGTCGTCACCAAGGGCAAGGACGGCGGCGACACCGTCGAGCTGCGCGTGCTCAAGGCCGACCGCACCATCGGCGCCAAGTGGCTCATCACCGATGGCATCAAGGCCGGCGAGCAAGTCGTCGTCGAGGGTCTCCAATACATCCGCCAGCCCGGCATCCCGGTCAAGCCCGTGCCCGCCGGCCAGTCGCCCGGCGCCATGCCCATCGAATAA